In one window of Rhodopseudomonas palustris HaA2 DNA:
- a CDS encoding ferritin-like domain-containing protein translates to MGLFTKDIQTMDDMLLHGLRDIYYAEQQIIKALPTMIEQATNRDLSQGLKAHLEETHKQIERLDQAFKKLGETPSGTDCPAIDGLIKEANATSSEIADKSVLDAAIVANAQAVEHYEIARYGTLIAWAEELGHDDIVRFLTTNLNEEKAANTKLNTVALRKGVNRKAAS, encoded by the coding sequence ATGGGCCTGTTCACCAAGGATATCCAGACCATGGACGACATGCTGCTGCATGGCCTGCGCGACATCTATTACGCCGAGCAGCAGATCATCAAGGCACTGCCGACGATGATCGAGCAAGCGACCAACCGCGATCTCTCGCAGGGCCTCAAGGCGCATCTCGAAGAGACCCACAAGCAGATCGAGCGGCTCGACCAGGCGTTCAAGAAGCTGGGCGAGACCCCGTCGGGCACCGATTGCCCGGCGATCGACGGACTGATCAAGGAGGCCAACGCGACCTCGAGCGAGATCGCCGACAAGAGCGTGCTCGACGCCGCGATCGTCGCCAATGCGCAGGCGGTCGAGCACTACGAGATCGCGCGTTACGGCACGCTGATCGCCTGGGCCGAAGAACTCGGCCACGACGACATCGTCCGCTTCCTGACCACGAATCTGAACGAGGAAAAAGCGGCCAACACCAAGCTCAACACCGTGGCGCTCCGGAAGGGCGTCAATCGCAAGGCCGCAAGCTGA